In the genome of Thermoproteus tenax Kra 1, the window AGGCCGAGCTATATAATAGAATAAAGGAATATATCGACAGAAGGCTGGAGGGCTTGAGGCAACCGGCTACATCGCCGCAACAGCCCGAAAAGCCGACGGGCCAACAGCCAATTTTGGACAACGAGTGGGTTAAGATCTTGAGAAAGAGGGGCGCCCAATGACGGCATCAGGAGCGGAGTCTCCGCTACTGAGGGAGCTTTGAGGGCTGGGCATTTCGTTGTAAGGCTATTTTTAAACCCAAACGCGCATATTACTGTGGACGTGTTCTCAATGATAGAGGAGGAGGTCCGGAGACTGTTCGAGGGATCCGACGCAGACATACTCTTGTCCCTGATAGCGACCTACAGATCTAAAGGCGCGAGGGGGGTCCATGAGAGACTGAAAGAGATATTATCACAGTGGGGGATCGATGTGGAGGATCTTAAGGATTAAACTGAAGAATTTCAAAGTATATGAAGGAGAGTACGACATACCACTGTCTCAGACCACAGTGGTCGTAGGCAGAGTGGGCGCCGGCAAGTCGTCTCTGTTGCAAGCGATCGAGTTCGCTCTATTCGGCAGAGAGCTTGAGGTGAGGCAGAGAATAGCAAAGTTGGCCGATCTAGTCAACTTGAGCTCCGACGAGTCGGTGGTTGAGCTGTCGCTTTCAGATCAACACGAGGCATCTATAAGACGCGTTTTAAACAAGAGAGGGCGGACTAGGCTGGAGGTAGTGATAGGCGGTCGTAAATATTATGACAATAGCGCCGAAGTTAAACTAAGAGAGATAACCGGTATCTCGGACGAGGACTACGACAGAGTAGTATACATATCCCACTATGCTCTGGAGGACTTCATACACGGCGATAGGCCGAGGAGAAACCTCCTCATCGACAGAATACTCCAGGTCGATGTGCTCGATAACGTCCAAAGGGCCTTGGGCAACCAAATGAAAAATATCTTAGAAAAAATGGAACAAATAAGATTAAAATTATCATTATATGAAAAATATAGAGATATTATTGAAAAATATGGAAGTATCAGTAAAATGAAAGAAATTAGAATGCGTCTCGAGAAAGAGCTAGACGGCCTAAGTGAGCAAGAAAACGAGCTTTCTAAAAAGTATAGAAATCTAATTGAAGAAAGAGAAAAATATCTAAATAAAATAATTAATATACAAGATAAATTAAATCAATATTATATGGCTAAGTCTGAGCTAGAGATCTTGGAGGGGGCGGGCCAAGCGGATCTAATAGGCGAGTACTCGCTATTGGAGGACTTGAAGGACAAGTTTCTAGGAGTTCTCTCGGAGTTCGAGCACGTTATAGGCGCCGATATGATAGAGCAGATCCATAGAGAGAGCGAGCCGGCGAGGCTCGTAGATCTGTTGTCAAAGGCCTATGATGCCCTTGAGGAGGCTCTGAAAAAAATAGAGGAGGAGGTCGAGTCTCTGAAGAGGCAGAAAGACGGCGTGGAGGCCAGGCTGAGAGAGCTGGAGCGAGATATATCTAGAGTGCAGGGCGCGCTATCACAGCTGGAGGCTTCATACAAGCGCTTTAAAGAGTTGGAGGCGGCACATGGATCTATTTCTAATATAAAAAATATTTATAATGAAGTAAAGAGTAAATATACTATATTAGAGAGAAATTTCCATTTTATTTCATCTATAAAATTTATACTTTCATATATAAATGAGACAGGCCTCGAGGAGTGCCCCATCTGCGGCTCCAAGCTGGATAGGAGGGCGGTGGTCGAGAGGCTCCGCCAGATAGAGCACAACTTCTCGGAACAGTTGAAGGAGCTAGATCTCCTAAGGTCTCGACTTGAGGAGCTCAAATCGGTCTACGAGGAGATGGAGGCGCTCTCTAGATCTGTTGCTGAGTACCTGAGGGCAAGCGAGGAGCTTAAGTCTCTGCTTTCTGAGAAGGAAAAACTGGAGAATAGAAAGGCGCAGATAGATAGGGCCTTGGGGCAGATTATGCGAAGGCGCTCCCTCCTCGCCGGCTTTTTAAATGAGGTGAGGCGCGAGACTCTAGATGAGGCGATCAGGAGATATAACCGGGCGTTGAGAGTCAAACAGCTCAGAGAGAGAGTGGAGACCTTGGAGAGAGAATTGAAGAACT includes:
- a CDS encoding AAA family ATPase, translated to MWRILRIKLKNFKVYEGEYDIPLSQTTVVVGRVGAGKSSLLQAIEFALFGRELEVRQRIAKLADLVNLSSDESVVELSLSDQHEASIRRVLNKRGRTRLEVVIGGRKYYDNSAEVKLREITGISDEDYDRVVYISHYALEDFIHGDRPRRNLLIDRILQVDVLDNVQRALGNQMKNILEKMEQIRLKLSLYEKYRDIIEKYGSISKMKEIRMRLEKELDGLSEQENELSKKYRNLIEEREKYLNKIINIQDKLNQYYMAKSELEILEGAGQADLIGEYSLLEDLKDKFLGVLSEFEHVIGADMIEQIHRESEPARLVDLLSKAYDALEEALKKIEEEVESLKRQKDGVEARLRELERDISRVQGALSQLEASYKRFKELEAAHGSISNIKNIYNEVKSKYTILERNFHFISSIKFILSYINETGLEECPICGSKLDRRAVVERLRQIEHNFSEQLKELDLLRSRLEELKSVYEEMEALSRSVAEYLRASEELKSLLSEKEKLENRKAQIDRALGQIMRRRSLLAGFLNEVRRETLDEAIRRYNRALRVKQLRERVETLERELKNLGVGPTTLETEEEFRRVAEALSRIRRRRSDIVEELRKVDEVLNSVGEDYDGLRERLEKYSYVYDRLNNIINKIDILKYNIRLKIINLLRDELLKSFKELYPYEDIVSIELRSEERGYEIYCKLADGNTVGLARLSDGQRLAVALSLVISMRKLLGLGLGFLLLDDPLPYVDPKIRSSLAKLIAKLSREFQVIVTTQTEELANEISANGVDVSLIKLTRGTTKPEVKIEKI